The nucleotide sequence CTTTGATCGAGCCGCAGTACTCCCGCAGCTTTATGCGCTCATCGCAAATTTCTTTGTGAAGAAGTTGCTCTGAATTGACGTGGGCTTGCCTGCGGATTAGTAAACCCGCAGCACCTCAAATTGCTGTCGGATTAGAGCGACCTGTATCCAAACCTCATCACCCTCACATTTACCCAGCATGGCCCTGCTTAAAGGGGCTTCGCTGCTGATGACCTGAACGACCTGAGCACCGCAAACCAACTTCATGCTGCCCCCACCCGGCCCGAGAAAGAGTTGTTGCTGCTTGTCGTCGGAATCGACTAGGCAGACCAGCGCGCCGAGCTGTATACCTTTGCTGGCGTCGTAGGGGTTCGGGCGGAATTGGCGCCAATTGGCCATCGCCTGGCGGATGCCTTCGGCGCGCCGAGCCTGGCCGGTAGCCAGGTAGGCAGCTTCGAGTCCCAATGTGTCGTATTTGTTTTCGGCAATGTTTTCTTCGTGAGTCGCCGTTTCATGGGCCGCACGCACTGCCTGTTCGGCTTGTAGCAGGCTTTCAGCAAGCCGCTCGAGCACCTGCTGCTGGAGCAAGAATTTATCCATGATGAAAAGTAGGCATCTTGAAAAAGGGGGGCAGGTCTTGAATATGAGGTGCTTTGCCAACCATAGACACTTCTGTTGGCTTCAGGTTAACGTCAGCTAGGCGGCTGCGTATCCCGCGGTATCTCGTAATACACCCTTAAATGGGCCCGTTAGGCGACCACCCGCCTCATCAAGTAAATATCCATCACCCACCCATGCGCCGCGCGCGCAGCTTGACGCTCTGCCTGAATCCGCTCGCACACTTCTGCCAGCGGCCCGGCGATGCAGAGTTGTTGGGGCATGCCCAGGTAGGCGCCCCACCAGATGGTGATGCCTTCGGGCGGCAGGTGTTGGAAGGCGCAGTGGCCGTCCAGCATCACGGCCACTGTGTCTGCGCTCTCGGGCCAGCCGTGGTCGCGCAGTTGGCGGCCTGTGGTGATGGTGACCGGTGAGTTGATGTCGTTGAGCGCAATGGCGTGGGCAGCGGTCAGCGCTTGCAGCGCGGTGATGCCGGGCACCACCGATACCGTCAGCGGCAGTTGCAGCGCCAGTCGGTTCGCAATGCGCAGGGTGCTGTCATACAAAGACGGGTCGCCCCACACCAGCAGGGCGACGCGGCCACCTTGGGGCAGATGGGCGCGGATTTTTGCCAGCCACACCTCGGCA is from Rhodoferax aquaticus and encodes:
- a CDS encoding GreA/GreB family elongation factor codes for the protein MDKFLLQQQVLERLAESLLQAEQAVRAAHETATHEENIAENKYDTLGLEAAYLATGQARRAEGIRQAMANWRQFRPNPYDASKGIQLGALVCLVDSDDKQQQLFLGPGGGSMKLVCGAQVVQVISSEAPLSRAMLGKCEGDEVWIQVALIRQQFEVLRVY
- the cobF gene encoding precorrin-6A synthase (deacetylating), with amino-acid sequence MTAAVKVDLCLVGIGTGNPDHVTRQGVKALNAADLILVPHKGEGKADLAELRLQLCQELVTNPATQVVQFDMPVRDAHDPDYPSAVNRWHDAIAEVWLAKIRAHLPQGGRVALLVWGDPSLYDSTLRIANRLALQLPLTVSVVPGITALQALTAAHAIALNDINSPVTITTGRQLRDHGWPESADTVAVMLDGHCAFQHLPPEGITIWWGAYLGMPQQLCIAGPLAEVCERIQAERQAARAAHGWVMDIYLMRRVVA